The Mesoterricola silvestris sequence CGTGTTGGCGTGGCAGACCCACACCAGCAGGCAGCTCACGAAGGTGAGGATCAGGATGCCGTTGCTGAAGACGAGGCGGTCGCCCTGGCTCGTGAGCTGCTTGGGAAGGAAGCCGTCGGTGGCGTGCAGGGCCGCGAGGCGCGGGAAGTCGGCGTAGGCCGTGTTGGCGGCCACCACCAGGACGGCGAAGGTGAAGCCCTGGGTCAGGTAGTACATGAGCTTGGGCAGCCCGTGGGTGACGTCCCCGTAGATGGCCTTGCTCAGCTTGGAAAGGAGGGTCTCGGCCACCTGGCTCGCGTCGGCGCTGTGCATGTAGACCACGCCCAGCTTGGAGGCCAGGAAGGTGATCCCCAGGAACATCACGCCCAGCAGGGCGATCATCCACACCATGGTCTTGGCGGCGTTCCTGGCGGCGGGCTCCCGGAAGGCGGTCACGCCGTTGGAGATGGCCTCGACGCCCGTCAGGGCCGTGCACCCGGCGCTGAAGGCCCGCATGAAGATCCACACCATGGCGAAGCTGCCCAGGTGCGTGGCGTGGCGCACGGAATCGTGCACCATGACCGGGGTCGGCCCTCCCATGAGGACGGCCCGCACGACGCCCGTGGCCAGCATCACCATGATGAGGAAGACGAAGCCGTAGGTGGGCACCGCGAAGAAGGCGCCGGATTCCTTGACGCCCCGGAGGTTCAGCACGGCGATGAAGCAGATGGCGAGGATGGTGATGAGGACGTTGTGCTCGCCCAGGGAGGGCAGGGCCGAGGTGATGGCGGCCACGCCCGAGGAGACGCTGGCGGCCACCGTGAGGATGTAGTCCGTGAGCAGGGCGGCCCCGGCGGTCTGGGCCGCGAGCTCGCCCAGGTTCTCCTTGGCCACGATGTAGGCCCCGCCGCCGCCGGGGTAGGCCATGACGGTCTGGCGGTACCCGATGCCCAGGATGACCAGGAGCCCCGCGATGCCCAGGGCCACGGGGATGGACATGCCGTAGAGCGCCGCAGCGGCCGCGGCCAGGCTCACCCCGGCCACGCCGTGGAGGTTGCTGGAGAGGCTGGCCATGATCTCCTGGGTGGCGTAGGCCACGGAGGAGAGCGCGTCGGAGCTGAACACCGAAAGCCCGACGAAGTTGCTCACCTTGGTGTGCTGCGTCTCGTCACTGGCCAGTCGGCGCCCAAGGATGAGTCTTCGGAATGGCTGCATGGGGCGGATCCTTGGCAGAGGTAGTCCATCAGACTATCCGGCCCCCCGCAGGTATTCCATACCCTGCCGCCCCGGAACCGCGTCCCCGTTGGATCGGGCGTTAAGATTCCGTTAAGATTCGGGGGGCGTGCGCAGGGCCTTGAGGGCCAGGTCGGGGAAGCACCGGACCACCGTCTCCCGGTCCCCGGGGCCG is a genomic window containing:
- a CDS encoding APC family permease, which codes for MQPFRRLILGRRLASDETQHTKVSNFVGLSVFSSDALSSVAYATQEIMASLSSNLHGVAGVSLAAAAAALYGMSIPVALGIAGLLVILGIGYRQTVMAYPGGGGAYIVAKENLGELAAQTAGAALLTDYILTVAASVSSGVAAITSALPSLGEHNVLITILAICFIAVLNLRGVKESGAFFAVPTYGFVFLIMVMLATGVVRAVLMGGPTPVMVHDSVRHATHLGSFAMVWIFMRAFSAGCTALTGVEAISNGVTAFREPAARNAAKTMVWMIALLGVMFLGITFLASKLGVVYMHSADASQVAETLLSKLSKAIYGDVTHGLPKLMYYLTQGFTFAVLVVAANTAYADFPRLAALHATDGFLPKQLTSQGDRLVFSNGILILTFVSCLLVWVCHANTDLLLPLYALGVFIGFTVSQTGMVMHWVNRKATEPNWLFKAILNGIGATAAGIVMIDIGVTKFVHGAWIIVVLVPTLVIIFFRIHRHYIRIRSLLASSRTEEVYPRKNRVVVLVSRIHRGTLEAIRYAKAIADRGQVEALTIDFPDAHGHPSAEWERLNADWHRYCEGIPLRVVMSEFRKTVEPILAEVDRMAKAEPEITITVILPEFVTDNWWGHLLHNQTALRLKAYLYTRPKVVVISIPYHLDPHVI